A stretch of DNA from Halobacillus litoralis:
ACGAAGACGTCCGCAACCGCTTGAAAGAGATGACCGTCGTTTTTGATCAATACATGCAGATGAGCCGGGAACTTGAACCAGATAAATAAGAGACGGGTTTCATTACAGTTCTGATATCTTTTAAACAGTTTTTCTATAACTAAAAAGCGCGGGGTCTACATAAGACACCCGCGCTCCTTTATGCTCTTCCAAGTATTTTTGTTATGTAATTTTGCGTTTCCCGGAATGGTGGTACACCATCATACTTGTCTACGTTCCCAGGACCAGCATTATAAGCAGCAAGCGCTAATTCGGTATTGCCATCATAACGATCGAGCATCTGCCTCAAATATTTTGTCCCGCCCATCAAGTTCTGCTCCGGATCAAATGGATCCTTCACGCCAAGTCCCTTCGCTGTAGCAGGCATAAGCTGCATCAACCCTTGAGCTCCTGCATGACTGACGACACCAGCATCAAAATTCGACTCAGCCTTCACCACAGACCGCACCAAATTTTCATCAACCCCGTGGCGTTCTGAAGCTTTCTTTATGAGATTATCCAAACCCGCGTTTCCACTGGTTACTTCCGCAATATTATTCCCTTCCTGACTTTTCTCTACAGGAACTGGTACCTGCTGTGTCAAAAGGTTGTTCACTGGTTGTGAAAAACGCTTTGGCACGGAAGGTGCACTCTCACGAATCGCTTGCTCCATCACTGCATTCAAAAGGCTTTGAAACGTCATATTCTGCATCCCACTTGATAAAGTGTTCGAATTCCGATTATCTAACATAGACATGGCCTGCATTTGAATCATTTGTTGGATCTTGCTTACATCCATGTTCTCCACTCCATATAGTTGATAGTTCAAGTGTACAAGATTCATGCTTTTTCAACAATCATTCTTCTGAATATATTTTACAAATTACCAATAGTAGTCAAAACTTGAGAAAATTTTTTCTTAAAACCTCTATTCAGTTATCATTTTTGAACGTTTTTTTCCCAAAGCAGCAACCAAGGAAAAGGTGATACAATAAAGAATAGCAAAAGAGATACTGAATCGTGCAGTGCGCTGTTGTGCTGGTTGTCCACGACTTCGCACATGGTTTATTTGTTCAATGGTATTCATTTCTTTCTTGAGTACTCTCTTTTGTCTCTTACGTCGAATCACCCTATTATTTTTCCCCGCCAGGAAAAATAACCTGTAGATTTCATGGTCTGTCTTCCTTCAATGAAAAGACATATACCATCTCCCCCCTTTTGCCCATTCAAAAGGGGGCTTTTTTTATCCTCTTTTATATCTCTAAAGCTCCCTTTACTTGAAGACTCAGTTTCGAGACTTTTGTTGAGTGGGTGGGGCTGCGGGAAACAGTTCGCTTTCCATGGGGCGGGCGGTGAGCCTCCTCAGGCTACGCCTTCCGGGGTCTCACCTGTCCCACACGTCCCATAGGAGTCTCACGGTTTCCCTCCGCCCCTTGACTTTATAAGCGTCTCGAAACCACTACTGGAATAAGAAGCTTTCAAGCTTGATAGCATTGTGGGCGGTAAACTTCTACCCTATGTGTATTTGAATTCTGAAAGCTTGTTAGAGAAGGCTTTATGCTTATTAAAGCGGGAAAGTGGAAGGCAGTCCCTTTGAGCAAAGGGGTTCGTTTACGCATAAATCGAAAGGGGTGGTCGGGAAGCTGCGAGACTCCCGTGGGAATGGATTGGCTGGCGAGACCCCACAGGACGAAGTCCGAGGAGGCTTGCCGTCATCCCCACAGGAAAGCGAGTAACTTCCCGACCACCCCTCACGCTCAACAAAGCAACGAACCCCAAAAAACATCTTGAAATCAAGTCTTCCACAAACCTGCATAATGACATAATATTAGACAAGGTCCGTGTTCTGTGTGGACAAGCCGGCAATTTATTTTTTTAAAAGCTAAATATTCCACGTTTGTACATCATATATTGAAAGTACAAAGGAGGTGGAATAAAGATGGATTTCAACAACCGTGTGTTCTTGTTTCTAGCTGCTCTTCTTTCCGGCTATGCGCTTTACAGCATCGGCGACTCAGCTGGTAACTTCTTCGATCAATTCTTGTTCTACGCCGGCTACATTGCAATGATACTTTTTTCTTTCGCTATTATTATCGTCGGGCTGGCAAGATTCTTGAATCAGTACAAATAGAAAATGGCCTTTCTATATGAGAGGGACGTGTAAAAAAAGGCTGCGGATGATCCGCAGCCTTTTTTATTTTGATGATTTAAAAAGAGATTTGAAGAAGCCTGTCCACCCTTCCTGCTCCGACGACTCTCCGACTCC
This window harbors:
- a CDS encoding lytic transglycosylase domain-containing protein; amino-acid sequence: MDVSKIQQMIQMQAMSMLDNRNSNTLSSGMQNMTFQSLLNAVMEQAIRESAPSVPKRFSQPVNNLLTQQVPVPVEKSQEGNNIAEVTSGNAGLDNLIKKASERHGVDENLVRSVVKAESNFDAGVVSHAGAQGLMQLMPATAKGLGVKDPFDPEQNLMGGTKYLRQMLDRYDGNTELALAAYNAGPGNVDKYDGVPPFRETQNYITKILGRA